Proteins encoded together in one Streptomyces sp. NA04227 window:
- a CDS encoding DUF6332 family protein: MSGRSPAERETIRVGIGYALFSGTVAAVLVYAAVAGAVLVFSMPAMVERLMLLGAAALGAATFALRVAFVLMGLRSRGQPSQPGRTNPDS, from the coding sequence ATGAGCGGACGGAGCCCGGCCGAACGGGAAACGATCAGGGTCGGGATCGGCTACGCGCTGTTCAGTGGGACGGTCGCCGCGGTGCTCGTCTACGCGGCGGTGGCCGGTGCGGTCCTCGTCTTCTCGATGCCCGCCATGGTCGAACGCCTGATGCTGCTCGGCGCCGCCGCGCTCGGCGCCGCGACCTTCGCACTGCGGGTCGCCTTCGTCCTGATGGGCCTGCGCAGCCGGGGTCAGCCCAGCCAGCCGGGCCGGACCAACCCCGACTCGTAG
- a CDS encoding response regulator transcription factor, producing the protein MIRVVLADDQLLVRAGFRALLDAQADIEVAGEAADGEEAVTLVSRLRPDVVLMDIRMPLLDGLAATRRITRDPALAEVRVVMLTTFELDEYVFEAIRAGASGFLVKDTEPEELLRAVRAVTDGDALLSPGVTRRLIAEFAARSKEPAVSESLAALTEREREVMALVGIGLSNEEIARRLVVSPLTAKTHVSRTMVKLGARDRAQLVVLAYESGLVRPGWLG; encoded by the coding sequence TTGATCCGCGTCGTGCTCGCCGACGACCAACTGCTTGTCAGGGCAGGCTTCCGGGCACTGCTCGACGCCCAGGCGGACATCGAGGTGGCGGGGGAGGCCGCCGACGGCGAGGAGGCCGTGACCCTGGTGTCCCGACTGCGGCCCGACGTGGTCCTGATGGACATCCGGATGCCGCTGCTCGACGGGCTCGCCGCCACCCGGCGGATCACCCGGGACCCGGCGCTCGCCGAGGTGCGGGTGGTCATGCTGACCACCTTCGAGCTGGACGAGTACGTCTTCGAGGCGATCCGCGCCGGGGCCTCCGGCTTCCTGGTCAAGGACACCGAACCGGAGGAACTGCTGCGCGCGGTACGGGCCGTGACGGACGGCGACGCGCTGCTCTCGCCCGGGGTGACCCGGCGCCTCATCGCGGAGTTCGCGGCCCGTTCCAAGGAGCCCGCGGTCTCCGAGTCGCTGGCGGCGCTCACCGAGCGGGAGCGCGAGGTGATGGCGCTGGTGGGCATTGGCCTGTCCAACGAGGAGATCGCCCGCCGTCTGGTGGTCAGCCCGCTGACCGCCAAGACGCATGTCAGCCGGACCATGGTGAAGCTCGGGGCGCGCGATCGCGCCCAACTCGTGGTGCTGGCCTACGAGTCGGGGTTGGTCCGGCCCGGCTGGCTGGGCTGA
- a CDS encoding sensor histidine kinase, which produces MEQQPTGIRGILRRQAPPWRRLPDRWPGPGGLGEEDGTRLPWLSTLLITGFVMIGSGFAAKGQPDRESLDVFARLLLAGGTVSLLWRRRHPVLVAFVTAGTALVYLSAGYPYGPVFLTVALGCFSAVVTGHRKAAWSALGMLWAGHLLVAHWLYRWLPPDDGPAPWSQEIGVAAWAAAVVALSELARVKREQWRRERREREQAARRRADEERLRIARELHDVLAHSISVINVQAGVGLALLDSDPEQARSALTAIKSASKEALGEVRQVLDNLRTPGDVPRAPAPGLARLPELVEQAAGVGLTVEVTAEGDPVALPPGADLAAFRIVQEALTNVVRHSGSRTARVHLCHEPAVLRLRIDDDGPATGAPAGGSGNGLAGMRERAAALGGTIEAAPREDGGFSVSAVLPFREDR; this is translated from the coding sequence ATGGAACAGCAGCCCACCGGCATCCGCGGCATCCTCCGCCGCCAGGCACCGCCCTGGCGGCGCCTTCCCGACCGGTGGCCCGGGCCCGGCGGTCTCGGCGAGGAGGACGGAACCCGGCTGCCCTGGCTCTCCACCCTGCTGATCACCGGGTTCGTCATGATCGGCTCCGGATTCGCGGCGAAGGGCCAGCCCGACCGTGAATCGCTGGACGTCTTCGCGCGGCTGCTGCTCGCGGGCGGCACGGTCTCGTTGCTGTGGCGGCGACGGCATCCGGTTTTGGTGGCCTTCGTGACGGCGGGCACCGCGCTGGTCTACCTGAGCGCGGGCTACCCGTACGGGCCGGTGTTCCTCACGGTGGCGCTGGGCTGCTTCAGCGCGGTCGTCACCGGGCACCGCAAGGCGGCCTGGTCGGCGCTCGGCATGCTGTGGGCCGGACATCTCCTGGTGGCGCACTGGCTGTACCGCTGGCTGCCGCCGGACGACGGCCCGGCGCCCTGGAGTCAGGAGATCGGCGTCGCCGCCTGGGCCGCCGCCGTGGTGGCACTGTCCGAACTGGCACGGGTCAAACGGGAGCAGTGGCGCCGCGAACGCCGGGAACGCGAGCAGGCCGCCAGGCGCCGCGCGGACGAGGAACGGCTGCGTATCGCACGGGAGTTGCACGATGTGCTCGCCCACAGCATCTCCGTGATCAATGTGCAGGCCGGAGTCGGTCTCGCCCTGCTTGACTCGGATCCCGAGCAGGCCAGGTCGGCGCTCACCGCCATCAAGTCGGCCAGCAAGGAGGCGCTCGGCGAGGTCCGCCAGGTGCTCGACAACCTGCGTACGCCGGGGGACGTGCCGCGCGCCCCCGCGCCGGGTCTGGCCCGGCTCCCCGAACTGGTCGAGCAGGCGGCGGGCGTCGGACTCACCGTGGAGGTCACCGCGGAGGGCGACCCGGTCGCGCTGCCGCCGGGCGCCGATCTCGCGGCCTTCCGCATCGTCCAGGAGGCCCTCACCAACGTGGTGCGCCACTCCGGTTCGCGAACGGCCCGGGTGCATCTGTGTCACGAGCCCGCGGTGCTGCGGCTGCGGATCGACGACGACGGGCCCGCCACCGGCGCACCGGCCGGTGGCAGCGGCAACGGCCTTGCCGGAATGCGGGAGCGTGCCGCCGCGCTCGGTGGCACGATCGAGGCCGCCCCCCGCGAGGACGGGGGATTCAGTGTGAGTGCCGTACTGCCCTTCCGGGAGGACCGTTGA
- a CDS encoding TetR/AcrR family transcriptional regulator gives MSTPQGVRARARAEITAAIKDEARRQLAVEGAQRLSLRSVARELGMVSSALYRYFPSRDELLTALIIDAYDSLGAAAEGAHAQVPGDAYVVRWTTVCEAVRTWALAHPHEYALIYGSPVPGYAAPQTTVPAAARVGRLLIDVTRDAWHAERLRLPALSDDARPEAERLAADLAPGLPPEVCLALVAAWAQLFGLVGFELFGQFNRIVEDRERFFAQCAASLAGSVGLTGV, from the coding sequence ATGAGCACCCCACAGGGCGTCCGGGCGCGGGCCCGGGCCGAGATCACCGCGGCCATCAAGGACGAGGCGCGGCGCCAGCTCGCCGTCGAGGGAGCCCAGCGGCTCTCACTGCGCTCGGTGGCCCGGGAGCTCGGCATGGTCTCCTCGGCGCTCTACCGCTACTTCCCCAGCCGGGACGAGCTGCTGACGGCGCTCATCATCGACGCGTACGACTCGCTCGGGGCGGCGGCCGAAGGGGCGCACGCACAGGTGCCGGGCGACGCGTATGTGGTGCGCTGGACCACCGTGTGCGAGGCGGTACGGACCTGGGCCCTCGCGCATCCGCACGAGTACGCGCTGATCTACGGCTCGCCCGTGCCCGGTTACGCCGCCCCGCAGACCACCGTCCCCGCGGCCGCCCGGGTGGGCAGGCTGTTGATCGACGTGACCCGGGACGCCTGGCACGCGGAGCGGCTGCGTCTCCCGGCACTGTCGGACGACGCGCGTCCCGAGGCGGAACGGTTGGCGGCGGATCTGGCCCCCGGCCTGCCGCCCGAGGTGTGCCTCGCCCTCGTCGCCGCCTGGGCGCAGCTGTTCGGCCTGGTCGGCTTCGAGCTGTTCGGCCAGTTCAACCGCATCGTCGAGGACCGGGAGAGGTTCTTCGCCCAGTGCGCCGCCTCGCTCGCCGGGTCCGTCGGGCTGACAGGGGTCTGA
- a CDS encoding nitroreductase family deazaflavin-dependent oxidoreductase, translated as MSAESTTSRTSPGSPSSTYYRAPGRTTAAFNRLVGWLARRGLSLQGSAELSVRGRKSGQPQRLPVNPLPFRGEEYLVSARGTSQWVRNMRAAGGGELRLGRRVREFTATEVPDAEKPEILRVYLKRWGWEVGEFFRGVTAESSDATLLAAAPDHPVFRITVKDAPR; from the coding sequence ATGTCCGCCGAGTCCACCACTTCCCGTACCTCTCCCGGCTCCCCTTCTTCCACGTACTACAGAGCCCCCGGCCGTACGACAGCCGCGTTCAACCGGCTCGTCGGCTGGCTGGCCCGGCGCGGGCTGAGCCTTCAGGGGTCGGCCGAGCTCTCGGTCCGCGGGCGCAAGAGCGGGCAGCCGCAGCGGCTGCCGGTCAACCCGCTCCCGTTCCGGGGCGAGGAGTACCTGGTGTCGGCGCGCGGCACCTCGCAGTGGGTGCGCAACATGCGGGCGGCGGGCGGCGGCGAGCTCCGACTCGGCCGCCGGGTACGGGAGTTCACGGCGACGGAGGTGCCCGACGCCGAGAAGCCGGAGATCCTGCGCGTCTACCTGAAGCGGTGGGGCTGGGAGGTGGGCGAGTTCTTCCGCGGGGTGACCGCCGAGTCGTCCGATGCCACGCTGCTCGCCGCCGCACCGGACCACCCGGTCTTCAGGATCACCGTCAAGGACGCCCCGCGGTGA
- a CDS encoding geranylgeranyl reductase family protein, giving the protein MSSENPADDVRETWDVVVVGAGPAGASAAYAAAVAGRSVLLLEKASLPRYKTCGGGIIGPSRDALPPGFELPLRDRVHAVTFSLDGKFARTRRSKQMLFGLVDRREFDHALVEHAQKAGAELRTGVTVSRVEQHGPEVPDRRTVAVVLQGGETLLARSVVGADGSASRIGAHVGVKLGQVDLGLEAEIPVPPTVAEDWAGRVQIDWGPLPGSYGWVFPKGDTLTVGVISARGEGEATKRYLEDFVARLGLAGFEPEISSGHLTRCRSDDSPLSRGRVLVCGDAAGMLEPWTREGISFALRSGRLAGEWAVRIAEAQDAVDARRQALNYAFAVKAGLGVEMGVGSRILKAFERRPGMLHAAITGFRPAWKAFARITRGSTTLAEIVRTHPVAHRVLSRLDG; this is encoded by the coding sequence GTGAGCAGCGAGAACCCAGCCGACGACGTGCGTGAGACCTGGGACGTGGTCGTGGTCGGAGCCGGTCCCGCGGGAGCCTCGGCGGCGTACGCCGCCGCGGTCGCGGGCCGCAGTGTCCTGCTCCTTGAGAAGGCCTCGCTGCCGCGCTACAAGACCTGCGGCGGCGGCATCATCGGACCCTCGCGCGACGCACTGCCGCCGGGCTTCGAACTGCCGCTGCGCGACCGGGTGCACGCGGTGACCTTCTCGCTGGACGGCAAGTTCGCGCGCACCCGGCGCTCGAAGCAGATGCTGTTCGGGCTCGTGGACCGGCGGGAGTTCGACCACGCGCTGGTGGAGCACGCGCAGAAGGCCGGTGCCGAACTGCGCACCGGTGTGACCGTCTCCCGGGTCGAGCAGCACGGCCCCGAGGTCCCCGACCGCCGCACGGTGGCCGTCGTCCTCCAGGGCGGCGAGACCCTCCTGGCCCGTTCGGTGGTCGGCGCCGACGGCAGCGCCAGCCGGATAGGTGCTCATGTCGGCGTGAAGCTCGGCCAGGTGGACCTCGGCCTGGAGGCCGAGATCCCGGTGCCGCCGACGGTGGCGGAGGACTGGGCGGGCCGGGTGCAGATCGACTGGGGCCCCCTGCCCGGCAGTTACGGCTGGGTCTTCCCCAAGGGCGACACACTGACCGTGGGCGTGATCTCCGCACGCGGTGAAGGCGAGGCCACCAAGCGGTACTTGGAGGACTTCGTCGCCCGCCTCGGGCTCGCCGGATTCGAACCGGAGATCTCCTCCGGCCATCTGACCCGCTGCCGCAGCGACGACTCCCCGCTGTCCCGCGGCCGGGTGTTGGTGTGCGGCGACGCCGCGGGCATGCTGGAGCCGTGGACCCGCGAGGGCATCTCCTTCGCACTGCGCTCCGGGAGGCTCGCGGGGGAGTGGGCGGTGCGGATCGCAGAGGCGCAGGACGCCGTGGACGCCCGCCGCCAGGCGCTGAACTACGCCTTCGCGGTGAAGGCGGGACTCGGCGTGGAGATGGGTGTCGGCAGCCGCATCCTGAAGGCCTTCGAGCGCAGGCCCGGCATGCTGCACGCGGCGATCACCGGCTTCCGCCCCGCCTGGAAGGCCTTCGCCCGCATCACCCGCGGTTCGACGACCCTCGCCGAGATCGTCCGTACGCATCCGGTGGCGCACCGGGTCCTTTCGCGGCTGGACGGCTGA
- a CDS encoding dipeptidase, translating into MPSHHLAETVATLMPRAKAELTQLVAFKSVADFTQFPRSESERAARWVADALYAEGFQDVAILDTPDGTQSVYGLLPGPEGAPTVLLYAHYDVQPPLDESAWTTPPFELTERDGRWYGRGSADCKGGLVMHLTALRALKAHGGVPVTVKLIVEGSEEQGTGGLQAYAEQHPELLAADTVLIGDAGNFRVGLPTVTATLRGMTLVRVEIETLRGNLHSGQFGGAAPDALAALIRVLDSLRAEDGTTTVDGLTAGSAWDGLTYEEGDFREDAQVLDGVGLIGSGPLAERLWSRPAVTVLGIDCPPVLGATPSVHARAAALVSLRVPPGTDATEANKLLLAHLEAHTPWGARVRTEQVGQGQAFDADLSGPAYTAMARAMREAYEGQEMQVAGHGGSIPLCNTLAGLYPEAEILLIGLSEPSARIHAVDESVSPEELERLSVAEALFLRDYAGRD; encoded by the coding sequence ATGCCGAGCCACCATCTCGCCGAGACCGTCGCCACACTGATGCCGCGGGCCAAAGCGGAACTGACACAACTGGTGGCCTTCAAGTCGGTGGCGGACTTCACGCAGTTCCCGCGCAGTGAGAGCGAACGCGCCGCCCGCTGGGTCGCCGACGCCCTGTACGCGGAGGGTTTCCAGGACGTCGCGATCCTCGACACCCCGGACGGCACCCAGTCCGTGTACGGCCTGCTGCCCGGCCCCGAGGGCGCGCCGACGGTACTGCTCTACGCGCACTACGACGTGCAGCCGCCGCTGGACGAGTCGGCGTGGACCACCCCGCCCTTCGAACTCACCGAGCGGGACGGCCGCTGGTACGGGCGCGGCTCGGCGGACTGCAAGGGCGGCCTCGTCATGCACCTCACCGCCCTGCGCGCGCTGAAGGCGCACGGCGGCGTGCCCGTCACGGTGAAGCTGATCGTCGAGGGCTCCGAGGAACAGGGCACCGGGGGCCTGCAGGCCTACGCCGAGCAGCACCCCGAACTCCTGGCCGCCGACACCGTTCTCATCGGCGACGCGGGCAACTTCCGCGTCGGCCTGCCCACCGTGACCGCCACGCTGCGCGGGATGACCCTGGTCCGCGTCGAGATCGAGACCCTGCGCGGCAATCTGCACTCCGGCCAGTTCGGCGGCGCGGCCCCGGACGCGCTCGCCGCCCTGATCCGCGTACTGGACTCGCTGCGCGCCGAGGACGGAACGACCACGGTCGACGGGCTGACCGCGGGTTCCGCGTGGGACGGACTCACCTACGAGGAGGGCGACTTCCGCGAGGACGCCCAAGTGCTCGACGGGGTCGGCCTCATCGGCTCGGGGCCGCTCGCCGAACGCCTCTGGTCCCGCCCCGCGGTGACCGTGCTCGGCATCGACTGCCCGCCGGTCCTCGGCGCCACCCCGTCCGTCCACGCACGGGCCGCCGCGCTGGTGAGCCTGCGGGTACCGCCCGGCACCGACGCCACCGAGGCGAACAAGCTGCTGCTCGCCCACCTGGAGGCGCACACCCCTTGGGGCGCCCGCGTCCGCACCGAACAGGTCGGCCAGGGCCAGGCGTTCGACGCCGACCTCTCGGGACCCGCGTACACCGCGATGGCGCGGGCGATGCGGGAGGCCTACGAGGGCCAGGAAATGCAGGTCGCCGGTCACGGCGGCTCGATCCCGCTGTGCAACACCCTCGCCGGGCTCTACCCGGAGGCGGAGATCCTGCTCATCGGCCTCAGCGAGCCCTCGGCGCGGATCCACGCCGTCGACGAGAGCGTCTCGCCCGAGGAGTTGGAGCGCCTGTCCGTGGCCGAGGCCCTCTTCCTGCGGGACTACGCGGGCCGGGACTGA
- a CDS encoding NUDIX domain-containing protein, with protein sequence MIVWINGAYGAGKTSAARELSELLPESTLFDPGAIHAALVRMAPSRRLAEADRIGDLSLWRRLTVEAIAALHAEVGGVLIVPLSVLRQEHRDELFGSLAARRIEVRHLVLAPAETILRARAERALATCADESRLPCAAERDPRHFRSALATWLAEDAYVIDNGTLTPYETAVRIAEAVTADEAPVSDIVQTPEPRGQTLASGVLLFDAHERVLLVDPTYKAGWEFPGGVVEKGEPPARAGMREVTEETGLVLGAPPRLLVVDWEWPAPPGHGGLRLLFDGGKVDEGQQLTLPGGELRDWRFVTEAEAERLLPPVRFTRLRWALRARERGCAMYLEGGVPVG encoded by the coding sequence GTGATCGTCTGGATCAACGGCGCGTACGGCGCCGGGAAGACGTCCGCGGCGCGTGAATTGAGTGAACTGCTCCCGGAGAGCACGCTGTTCGACCCCGGCGCGATCCACGCCGCCCTGGTCAGGATGGCTCCTTCCCGGCGGCTGGCCGAGGCCGACCGGATCGGTGACCTCTCCCTCTGGCGGCGGCTGACCGTGGAGGCGATCGCGGCCCTGCACGCGGAGGTCGGCGGTGTGCTCATCGTCCCGCTGAGCGTGCTGCGCCAAGAGCACCGCGACGAGTTGTTCGGCTCCCTCGCGGCCCGTCGGATCGAGGTGCGGCACCTGGTGCTGGCCCCGGCGGAAACGATCCTGCGTGCGCGTGCCGAACGCGCACTCGCCACCTGTGCGGACGAGAGCCGCCTCCCGTGTGCGGCCGAGCGGGACCCGCGGCACTTCCGTTCCGCGCTGGCCACCTGGCTCGCCGAGGACGCGTATGTGATCGACAACGGCACCCTCACCCCGTACGAGACCGCCGTCCGTATCGCCGAGGCGGTGACGGCGGACGAGGCCCCGGTGAGCGACATCGTGCAGACCCCCGAACCGCGCGGGCAGACCCTGGCCTCCGGGGTGCTGCTGTTCGACGCGCACGAGCGGGTGCTGCTCGTCGACCCGACCTACAAGGCGGGCTGGGAGTTCCCCGGCGGTGTGGTCGAGAAGGGGGAGCCCCCGGCCAGGGCCGGGATGCGCGAGGTCACCGAGGAAACCGGGCTCGTCCTCGGTGCCCCGCCGCGGCTGCTCGTCGTCGACTGGGAGTGGCCCGCCCCGCCCGGGCACGGCGGTCTTCGCCTGCTGTTCGACGGCGGCAAGGTGGACGAGGGGCAGCAACTGACCCTGCCCGGCGGCGAGTTGCGCGACTGGCGCTTCGTCACGGAGGCCGAGGCGGAACGGCTGCTGCCGCCGGTGCGGTTCACCCGGCTCAGATGGGCGCTGCGGGCCCGTGAGCGCGGCTGTGCGATGTACCTGGAGGGCGGCGTCCCGGTCGGCTGA
- a CDS encoding STAS domain-containing protein, which yields MQQGDQLVLVAEDSGETPRVYRRGDFTVVELHGEVDILACHHVTPLLDSLTSGPGPALVVDLRGTEFCDCSGLGLLARAHRRARERGGRVGLVCTRPLQLRIIALTGLDQALTPAATVEEAMATANAPSKEGS from the coding sequence ATGCAGCAGGGGGATCAACTCGTCCTCGTGGCCGAGGACTCGGGAGAAACACCGCGCGTCTACCGCCGGGGCGACTTCACCGTGGTCGAACTTCACGGCGAGGTCGACATCCTCGCCTGCCATCACGTGACACCGCTGCTCGACTCCCTGACCAGCGGGCCCGGTCCTGCCCTGGTCGTGGATCTGCGCGGTACCGAGTTCTGCGACTGCTCGGGCCTCGGGCTGCTCGCCCGCGCCCACCGCCGGGCCAGGGAACGCGGGGGCCGGGTCGGCCTTGTCTGCACCCGGCCCCTCCAGCTCCGGATAATCGCGCTGACGGGACTCGACCAGGCCCTGACGCCCGCCGCCACGGTCGAGGAGGCAATGGCCACGGCCAACGCCCCGTCGAAAGAGGGCAGTTGA
- a CDS encoding ROK family protein: MHTDLVAALDIGGTKIAGALVDSSGRILLRAQRPTPARESGEAVMGAVDAVLGELAASAHWSAVRAVGIGSAGPVDASAGTVSPVNIPGWREFPLVSGVRRIAGARPVELVGDGVAIAAAEHWQGAAQGHDNALCMVVSTGVGGGLVLGGALHPGPTGNAGHIGHISVDLDGDPCPCGARGCVERIASGPNIARRALANGWRPGPDGETTAAAVAASARTGDPVATASFVRAARALAAGIAATATLVEIDIVVIGGGVAKSGEVLFAPLRAALADYATLSFVSGLAVVPARMGTDAGLVGAAAAALGGAPREPSVIG; the protein is encoded by the coding sequence ATGCACACCGACCTCGTCGCCGCGCTGGACATCGGCGGGACCAAGATCGCCGGAGCGCTCGTCGACAGCAGTGGCCGGATACTGCTGCGCGCGCAGCGGCCGACCCCGGCGCGGGAGAGCGGCGAGGCCGTCATGGGGGCGGTCGACGCGGTGCTCGGCGAGCTGGCGGCGTCCGCGCACTGGTCCGCGGTGCGCGCGGTGGGCATCGGCAGCGCGGGCCCGGTCGACGCCTCGGCCGGGACCGTCAGTCCCGTCAACATCCCGGGATGGCGTGAGTTTCCGCTGGTGAGCGGCGTACGGCGGATCGCGGGCGCGCGGCCCGTCGAGCTGGTGGGCGACGGGGTGGCCATCGCGGCCGCGGAGCACTGGCAGGGCGCCGCGCAGGGGCACGACAACGCCTTGTGCATGGTGGTCTCTACCGGTGTCGGTGGCGGTCTGGTCCTCGGCGGAGCGCTGCATCCCGGCCCCACCGGAAACGCCGGTCACATCGGGCACATCAGCGTCGACCTGGACGGCGACCCGTGCCCCTGCGGCGCCCGCGGCTGTGTGGAGCGCATCGCGAGCGGTCCCAACATCGCCCGCCGGGCCCTGGCGAACGGCTGGCGTCCCGGCCCGGACGGCGAGACCACCGCGGCCGCGGTGGCCGCCTCCGCGCGCACCGGTGACCCGGTCGCGACGGCCTCCTTCGTCCGCGCGGCACGCGCGCTCGCCGCCGGCATCGCCGCCACCGCGACGCTCGTGGAGATCGACATCGTGGTGATCGGCGGGGGAGTGGCCAAGTCGGGCGAGGTGCTGTTCGCCCCGCTGCGGGCGGCCCTCGCGGACTACGCCACGCTCTCCTTCGTCAGCGGCCTGGCCGTCGTACCGGCCCGGATGGGCACCGACGCCGGACTGGTCGGCGCGGCCGCGGCGGCACTGGGCGGCGCACCCCGCGAGCCCAGCGTGATCGGCTGA
- a CDS encoding LacI family DNA-binding transcriptional regulator has product MVETNRRAETRYGSRPTMKDVAARAGVGLKTVSRVVNGEPGVTADTERRVQEAIEALGFRRNDSARVLRKGRTSSIGLVLEDLADPFYGPLSRAVEEVARAHGALLINGSSAEDPEREQELALALCARRVDGLVIIPAGTDHRYLEPELRAGVATVFVDRPAGGIEADVVLSDNYGGAYTGTSHLIAHGHRRIGFIGDQVGIHTAAERLRGYRAAMEDAGLPVADSWVSCGDTRPERVAKAAEAMLGAAEPVTALFSGNNRVTVTVVRVLAGRERPVALVGFDDFELADLLRPAVTVVAQDSAQLGRTAAELLFRRLGGAPVGAERIELPVRLIPRGSGELPPAD; this is encoded by the coding sequence GTGGTGGAGACCAACCGAAGGGCCGAAACTCGCTACGGCAGCCGCCCGACGATGAAAGATGTGGCGGCCCGGGCGGGGGTCGGGCTGAAGACGGTTTCGCGCGTCGTGAACGGAGAGCCGGGTGTCACCGCGGACACGGAGCGGCGCGTTCAGGAGGCGATCGAGGCGCTCGGTTTCCGCCGCAACGACAGCGCCCGGGTGCTGCGCAAGGGCCGCACTTCCAGCATTGGTCTAGTCCTTGAGGACCTCGCCGACCCCTTCTACGGTCCGCTCAGCCGCGCCGTGGAGGAGGTCGCCCGGGCCCACGGCGCCCTGCTCATCAACGGTTCGAGCGCCGAAGACCCCGAGCGGGAACAGGAGTTGGCGCTCGCCCTGTGCGCCCGGCGGGTCGACGGCCTGGTGATCATTCCGGCCGGGACCGACCACCGCTACCTGGAACCCGAACTCCGGGCGGGCGTCGCCACCGTCTTCGTGGACCGGCCCGCGGGCGGCATCGAGGCCGACGTCGTGCTGTCCGACAACTACGGCGGCGCCTACACCGGCACCTCCCACCTCATCGCCCACGGCCACCGCCGGATCGGCTTCATCGGCGACCAGGTCGGTATCCACACCGCCGCCGAGCGGTTGCGCGGCTACCGGGCGGCCATGGAGGACGCCGGACTCCCCGTCGCCGACTCCTGGGTGTCCTGCGGGGACACCCGGCCCGAACGCGTCGCCAAGGCGGCGGAGGCCATGCTCGGCGCCGCGGAGCCGGTCACCGCGCTCTTCTCCGGCAACAACCGTGTGACGGTCACAGTGGTCCGCGTACTCGCCGGGCGGGAACGTCCGGTCGCCCTGGTCGGCTTCGACGACTTCGAACTCGCGGACCTGCTGCGCCCCGCCGTCACCGTGGTCGCCCAGGACTCGGCCCAACTCGGCCGCACCGCCGCCGAACTCCTCTTCCGCAGGCTCGGCGGCGCCCCCGTGGGCGCCGAACGCATCGAACTCCCGGTACGCCTCATCCCCCGCGGCTCCGGCGAACTCCCGCCCGCCGACTAG